Proteins encoded within one genomic window of Dasypus novemcinctus isolate mDasNov1 chromosome 17, mDasNov1.1.hap2, whole genome shotgun sequence:
- the LOC139436725 gene encoding ral guanine nucleotide dissociation stimulator-like, producing MRVGMGSCWKIQLCHTFSSTETSSSETSHSSVQLQRGSNLSSGDAAASHPIYLAKVSSHDQEIHIGLDPESPDGQEKKFGDSIPTSCLDVPGVTSASIKASSSSACPMPGATLCTSRASCPGPLYNKQVGDSCIIRISVAVFNGNNYKSLLLTCQDRAQVMICQAMEKHNLKGSPEDYKLVQLISQDQKLRIPEDANVFYAMVSSGNYHFLLTKQNFPKGTNTNKGGCLTILQRMEKRLKLPKSKY from the exons atgagggtggggatggggtcttGCTGGAAGATTCAGCTGTGCCACACTTTCTCCAGCACTGAGACCAGCAGTAGTGAGACCTCACACTCCAGTGTCCAGCTCCAGCGTGGATCCAACCTCAGCAGCGGGGATGCAGCTGCCTCCCACCCCATATATTTGGCCAAGGTCTCCAGCCATGATCAGGAAATCCACATTGGCCTTGATCCTGAGTCCCCTGATGGCCAGGAGAAGAAG TTTGGGGACTCGATCCCCACTTCATGCCTGGATGTGCCAGGAGTCACCTCAGCCTCCATCAAAGCCTCCTCCTCTTCAGCCTGCCCCATGCCTGGGGCCACACTCTGCACTTCCAGAGCCTCGTGCCCGGGGCCGCTCTACAACAAGCAGGTGGGTGACTCCTGCATCATCCGCATCAGCGTGGCCGTGTTCAACGGCAACAATTACAAGAGTCTGCTG CTGACCTGCCAAGATAGGGCTCAAGTCATGATCTGCCAGGCCATGGAGAAGCACAACCTGAAGGGCAGCCCAGAGGACTACAAGCTGGTGCAGCTGATTTCACAGGATCAAA AGCTGCGGATCCCTGAGGATGCCAATGTCTTTTATGCAATGGTCTCATCAGGAAACTATCATTTCCTCCTGACCAAGCAGAACTTTCCCAAGGGGACAAACACCAATAAAGGAGGCTGCTTAACCATACTTCAAAGGATGGAGAAGAGACTCAAGTTACCAAAGAGCAAGTACTAA